The genomic stretch gaagttaaatcttcgtaacatgttagtatgacttatttaccttcaaACGAATTAAAATAGACTCATGATAAAGACAAAAATAGTTTATAAATTTGTGCATCTCATCTATAAAAAATTAGATCTAAAAGCCCTAATTTAGTATGGTTCGATGGTTTGGCAATAAAAAGTGGATTTGCATATAACGAGACtctgtctatatatatatatatctatatatatatatatatatatatatatatatatatgagcaGGTTGAGGAGTGGTTGAGGAGTAGGAATATGCCATGATCAGTACCAATCAACTTGATCGTCATTaagcatattttattttaggaatGGGGATATCTAAAGTCAACACCCATCATTCCCAATCTCAGTTTCAACTTTCATAACTCATACATCAAATTCTTATCCACCATTCTCATAATTATACTTAGATCATGGCGGCTTATGCAGCATTGGTTTCTCTTCTGCGTCTCATAGATGACATCCAACACCATCATTCCCCACCCATCTCTCTCCACAAACACCAAATTCAATCCCTCACTGAAAATGCTCTCTCCCTGCAAAAATTTCTCAAAGATTACAAGTCCCCTGTTTCTGACAGCGGCGAAGCAGATCCATTGGAGATGCGTATAGCTGATGCAGCTTATGCTGCTGAGGAAGCTATCGAATCCCATATTGTTGACAAGATCCGGCTCAGTCGCTCTCAAGGTCCAAAGGATCTGGGAAATGTCTCATCatatgatgatgataatgaACAGATCAAGTTGATTCAAGCTGTACAAATTGTGATAGAAGAAATGGATCGGATCAAGATAGTGGCGACGGAGACCAACACGGGGAAGAAGGTGGTGGTGCCCCGTGATCAACCGCCGCGTGGAGCCGTCCCTTCATCCAGTGGGAAGAAGAGTAGTGGCATGATGGTGTTCTCTGATCATGTCATGCGTGGGATCATGGATAAGCTCATGTCAAACGAATCCGGCCGCCAAGTCATCCCCATCACAGGTATGGGTGGAATAGGTAAGACTGCTCTTGCTCAAACCGTTTATTCACAAAAGGCTATTGAGGAgcattttaaaatttgtgcttgGGCTACTATTTCTGAACAATACAACACCAGAGAAATTCTATGTGAACTTGTTCATCAAGCCACTAAGAAAGACAAAGAACAATTAAGTGAAAGGAGTGAAGCCGAATTAGGATTAGAGCTCCACAAATCTTTGTTTGGTAGAAGATTTCTAATTGTGATGGATGATATGTGGAATATTGAGTCTTGGAATGAGATAGAACATTGCTTTCCTAACAATGGAAATTCCAGTCGGATAATGGTGACGACTAGGCTATCCCAATTGAGTTCTCAGTTGAACAATCATTATAGCCATCAAATGGAATTTCTTGATGAGAGTATTAGTTGGGTCTTGTTCTCCAAAACTGTGTTTGGAGAGGAACAATTTCCTCTTGAATTGGAGAAAGTTGGAAAGGAAATTGCATATAATTGTAGGGGACTTCCTCTATCAATTGTTGTAGTTGGAGGTATTTTAAAACATATGGAACGCACACAAGACTGTTGGGAATCAATAAGAAACAACCTAGCTTCGGTAGTCAATTTGGACAACGATAAACATTGCTTTAGATTGTTAAAAATGAGCTATGATCATTTGCCAGTCTACTTAAAGCCTTGTTTCTTATACTTGGGTGTGTTTGAGGAAGATGATGCAATTATTGTCTCGACTCTAGTCAAGCTATGGGTTTCTGAAGGAATTCTTAAACCAGCAGATGGAAAAAGTTTGGAAACAACTGGGAAAGGATTCCTAAAGGACTTAGTTGATAGAAATCTCGTTTTGGTTGATGAGTTGGGGTCCACTGGAAACATAAAACGAGTCAAAGTTCATGATCTGTTAAGAGACCTATGTTTGGATCAGGGCAAGAAAGAAGGGTTTTTTCATGTGATTGGAGAATCTAGTCCCCGAGGCATAGATACCCAACGTCGCGTTGTTATACGCAGGAACACTTCAAAGGAGAAAGTTATTGATGACTTGCAATATATGTCACATGCTCGTTCCATTATTTGCGAGCATGGGGAAGTTCCACCGTGCCGGAATATTGGATTGTTGAGGACATTACAAGCATACAAATTTCGTAGTATGAAAGACAAAAGACACAAGAATCCTCTTGTTTCTGGTTATGTTAACTTGCGGCACGCAGCTGTTGAAGTTGCTAGCACATCCTCAATTTTTTCGTCTTTCAATCGTCTTTGGAATTTGCAGACATTGATCGTTAATTGTGAGCATAGTTCTACTGCGCCCACTCAGATATGGAAAATGGCTCAACTAAGGCACATTAAGATTTATGGACACTTGCTTCTCCCAGATCCCCCAAGTGATGCGGTCGTCATGGAGAATCTAGTGGAACTTCGGGGAGTGCTTAATTTCAAGTGCAATGAAGAAGTGGTTAAGAGAATTCCCAATATCAGGAAATTGAAGCTAACATATTCAGGCAGCGGAGGGGCGGGCCATGATGATTATTATTGTTTGAGCAACATTAAATGTCTGTCTAAATTAGAATCTATCCGTGTCTTTACTTTGTCTGATTTTAGAGGGAATGGCTCTTTGTATAAGCTCAGCTTTCCCAAAACCCTCAAGAGTTTGAATCTTATGATGCCACGTGACTTTGAATGGGAAATGATGTTGGAAACGATAGGTTCGCTGCCCCTTCTTGAGAAAATTGAACTCACGTTAGGATGCTTTGGAACAGGCAAGTGGGAAATCTTTGAAGGCCAATTTCCTTGTCTCAAACACTTGGAATTTTCGTTGTGTGACAGCCTGAAACATTGGACTACAGAAGCGAGCTCCATTCTTCCAAGCCTTGAGAAGCTTCGTCTTGTTAATTTAAGAGGATTGGAGAATATCCCGATGGAAATTGGACACATACTGACGCTCCAAAACATACACCTTATTTATTGTTGCGGATCAGTGGTGAAATGTGCAAAAGAGATAGTAGAGGAACAAATGGATTATCAAGGGGACGATCTTCCCTTTCATGTTCACGTCAAGCTTTCAGCTCTTTTGAAGTATCCAGCACAAATGGCAGGTCCCAACTTTGAAGTTGAACAATAGTGAGTTTGAGATTAATTTTCTTTCATTTCTACAAATTCCATAGGAGCATTTTATTATGTAGCATTTTCTACAAATTCCATGCAAACTTCTTCAAGGTTTTTGCAATTGTGTCAGTTTATTTATAATACAAATAGCCCTttcatattttgttattttttcaagtttaatttaaaattaacttGCAGATAAAAATGCATTGTTCAGAGCGTCGCCGGAACTGAGAGAGGCTGTTACGGATATTTCATTGCCTCCCGGAGGAAAGGAGACCCAGAGCGTGGAGCACGCTAGGGAGACTGAGATGGAAGAGTCCTACGACACGGTCGAGAGAATGGAGTAGACGGCGACAACAACATCAAAGAAGGAACGTCCCAAGAGGCAGTTGCGTCGCCCGGATCGGCTCGGCGACTATGTTTCACGCTAGGCGTGAGCTATTGTAGttaagtactctctccgtctcattCAAAAtggtcacatttccttttttgtttgtcccaattAAGATGACCACTTTCCAATATTGGAAATAACCTTCTTTCTTCTcacctcattaaaatattcaactacttttttcctctatactttattccacctaacaacatttcctaaaatctcgtgccactcaagaatgtggtaATTGAGCGgcatggagggagtacattttattaattaatttagttattatttcatttccggatattatttaattatgtttatgGGTCGAGCGGAACTATAAGCTCCTTTCTGGGTTTTCTTCGTTGATTCTTTCTCGGATcgtaggtcgaatcaacccttAAGGTCCTTTGTCTTTATAAATAGACCTTGTTATTCTTTTTCCAAGTTATGAAATATTAACTAGTTTTGCcttatttttctcttacttttcacGCAAGCAATTTGCCAAGAACCGGTTGATCGATGGGGCTGAGCGTCCCCACAACTTCCTTTATCGTTTAATCCTTAATAAGGGACGCATCCTGTCACGACCGTCCTTTCTGGGGTTAATAAATGCAGGTGGTCGTGACTAATGGGACTTTAAGAAAGAAGAGTTTTCTAGGGTTTCACTAAAGAGTTTAACCAAAATAATTGATATTCACATAACGAGGGAAATCCAATGTAAATGCTTAACATTTAAATCCAAAGTCAACCGTTATCATAAGTAATAATCTAAGAGTAAAAAGAGGTTCAAAAACATAATTGAGAAAAATAGTCATGATTCAACGGAAGCATTCAAAAGTAAGAGTGACGCAATATACGAAGACACGTCGACCTTTGGAGTTCagaataaaacaataattaaggTTCGACTCAACACCACCCCAAGCTCGTCGCAGCTCAACTtgcacataagaaaaacacatgtagggctgagtactataaatacACAGTAGACTAATGCTGAAAACATAATATTTGTCAGGTAACCATCATggttttagctttagaaaggcccgatgcaccaaaatatttcatcattcaaaatcatgactgcgcagtcattttcccatagacgtcaaccatatctgcacATACATGACATGGATGTGGCTACaatccaagtcactagaccggccaacccataAGATGACACATGATCTAcgtaccataggtgtacactaatccaagtagggttcgCGGCCCTACAAGGATCCGGATTCGATTTAAATAGCACATGGCTAAGCCATtccagataggcacgttaaaataaaaatacggCAGGATAAACATATTGAcatttcattcccatcgataaaatagtTAGGACATTGtctttatttaaaagaaagcccccAAGTGCTTAATCCAAAATCATGTTCTTTCTCTTGTGATCTCGGCTCATTTGCGAGGATTCACCTTTTgaatttaaataacacatagatcaacacaaagaatcaagtcaataaataaaatgcaagCATTATATGACTTCACAAATTTTGGCCTACACATTCCTCCGTATCTTAGGTGGTCCTCAAGTGCtctttacttatttatttaattctgaACTCTATAATATTCTATATTTGGAATAAGAATTCTCTTATGAGAAGAAAAATATGTGTACATTGGATGTTCGGTGCATTATATGACAAATATATTTTTGTGTGATTTTAGGCTAAAATAGAGCATTATTCCTCAAGAGCCAACTCTGTTTAGAGGAAGTGTTAGAACAAACCTCGATCCATTAGGCCTTTACTCTGATGATGAGATTTGGAAGGTGAATTCTATCATTAGTAATTTGATAACAATGCATTTATTTTTGGTTAATCTGATTGATTCTTGATTTATAGGCCCTTGAAAAATGTCAACTTAAGTCAACAATCAGTGAACTGCCAAACTTACTAGAAGCTTCTGGTAAGACTAATAATGTAGCAAAAAATGAATGAATGGACGGATTGGTAGTGACTGAGATTGGTTTGATTTGATGCAGTGAGTGATGAAGGGGAGAATTGGAGCATGGGGCAGAGGCAACTCTTTTGCCTGGGAAGGGTCCTTTTGAAGAGGAACAAGATCTTGGTTCTCGACGAGGCGACCGCCTCTATTGACTCGAACACGGATGTCATTTTGCAGAGGATAATCAGGGAGGAGTTCTCCAAGTGTACAGTGATAACTGTGGCGCATCGCGTTCCAACTGTGATTGACAGTGACATGGTGCTTGTCTTGTCTTATGGTATGCTTTCTTCGTCCAGTATTATGAGTCTTTCTTTTTCTCAACATAAGTTTAAAAAGTGTTAGTTGAATGTGACTCTCACTTTTATCTGAGACAAAACAAACgccaaaaaatatactccatgaaTTTTGTTCTGTTGGCGGGGAGACGAAAATGATCGGACAGAGGTAGTACGAGATTAGAACATGGAGTGTTGAATGCTTATGAGGTTTGTTGAATTAATTGTAGGGAAGTTGGTGGAGTATGATGAACCTTCAAGGCTTATGGAGATCGATTCTTCATTTTCAAAGCTTGTGGCTGAGTATTGGTCAAGTTGtaagaagaagtaattttattgtaattgctttttttccatttttattctTCATAGGAGAGCTATATGTCTTAAAGAAAGTtcataaatttcaatttttttcacacACTGAACCTCACGTTTAAAGCAGACTTTAACGTAGCGCCAATCTATCAGAATTCGGCGCACCTAAAAAAAACCTCGGAATTTTGAAGATTGAATTCAATTTTCCCTCCAAAATATCGAGCTGATTGTAAGTCAGCTTGCAGTTTTGCTGGATGTGGGCTCCTAAATGTAACTGCATTGCTATCCAATTCAGTTAgagattaaattaaattcaaccacaaaaaattcaataattagtGACTATTAACTAAAATCTAAAAACCAAAACTAGAAAATATAGATTTAAGAAAATCATTAGGACTTGTGCTACTACATCGCGTTCCAATTGTGATTGACAGCCACATGGTGCTGGTCTTGTCTTATGGTATGCTTTCTTCGTCCAATATTAGGAGTCTTTCTTTTTTACGACATCTATTAGTGGGaagactaaaatgacaaaatgagattTCTTCCTTCACAGTTGCATGTTTATGAGGTTTGTTGAATTATGTGCAGGGAAGTTGGTGGAGtataataacaataacaaaattGAGTTCAATAAATCCCAATTTGTCCCCCTTCACTTCAGATTTCTTCCCTCTATTGAACCTATGAATTGAAGGagagaatgaaatgaagttaTTATTGTAAAATAATAATCCAGTTTGAAACTGTACAATTAAGTAttcatttaaattatatttttatttcaaattctTTCTTTGGTAACCTTTATTAACAAGAgtgaaaaaatcatttttaacaGTTAAAAGGAACAAAAACAACATGCATAGCAACAATCTTCTTGAGGCATGTGGGGACCCTTAAAAGCTTAGCTAATTAATTAGAAATCATTTTAAGAAAGTGATGATTTAATAGTAGAGCTTAAAGTAAATCttaagttctttttttttttttataaagtaaaTCTTAAGTTCAAACTTGGCAGACTTGctttaacaaataaaaaaacgaCCACAGTGGGAGTCGAACCCACGACCTTCTGATCCGAAGTCAGACGCGCTAATCCACTGCGCTATGCGGTCGTTTGTGTTCTTAATGAGCCaacattttatataataattaataaaataatttgatggtCTTGTCCCAATTATCGCTGTCCACGTCGATGACGGTCTTGTCGAAATCCAACACGATCGTAATTCCGGCCATTTGTGAGGATGTTAAATCAAATATGACTTGAAATATttgatgtgttttttttgtggTGAGAAATTGAGGTTTTTGTGATGGGTTTATATAGGTGGAATTGATGGGTCTTTTGTACACGAATTTGCGAGTCAGATTAGGTATGGGAAAAGGTGAATTAAATAATATGCCAATGGAATATTACTCAATAGAGGCTGCGGTTTATTAAAGCAAAACACCTATTtcgaaaaatcaaattttatttctattgaTGTCAGTGAATCTGAGCCGTTGGATTGAGGATATGGGGTTTTGGCCACATTGGGTTTTACTATTTTACTACTGTCatttttaattatcaaaacTATCACTTTTATATGAAGTTTGCACTGTTTAAATCCtatattgtttttattatattttgtatttaatttatttttgtgatgtATAAATCCTCGTTCTATTCTACATTTGCATTTATTCTTTTTGTGGTTGAAAGGGGAAGAGATTATGAAGTGAACCTAGCCACCAATGTGTATTTTAAGGCTTCATTTGTGTGTGGTCAATATAAGTTACTAAATTTTATATGAAAGGGATTACTTTGTCATAGTTTGAAGTAATTGTTTTATACTATACACTATGATTTATACTAGGAAAAGTAAGACGTGATATTTGAAATTGGACTTTTACGTGTTCATCGTAGTAATagtaatactccatctgtcccgtgttacttgcactattttcctttctgggcgtcccaagttatttgcactctttccatttttagtaaaaattatcaactACAGcggcaattgttgactttgctatacactaattccttaatctccgtgccgaaaagcaaatatgcgagtagcccgggacggagggagtactagaatAGAATGACGATAAATAATTTGTATAGTTTAAATGAAATGACGAAGCACTTAATCGACaaaacatttttaattttcaaatcaTATGTTTGATTACACAAACACAAGCAGAAAAGATAATGCAAAAAAGTGTGTAGATAAAGTGGGATGGCTCAAAAACGTTCCTATGTGGTGTAGAGATAAAAAATATTAGCCAAAGAGAGTTTTCAAAAATGTATCCTAATTGTGTTTCAGTACCCATTGTTATTTCATTTGTTTTCGCAATTTCcgtatttgtttaattttattgaaattttggtAAATTTTAGACACCCTTTGATTTCGTTCTTATGATTTATGAATGTACTACTACTAAACATTCATCCTCTTTTACCATGAATATAAACTATCTTAAATTGTTTTTGCACATCtgagtttattattattattattattattattattattagcaaGTAAAATATGCTACAAGTTGAATTGAATTTCGTTTAAAGGGACCACGCATATATATGTGATGAAAAACAACTTACAAACTTTTGGATATATACACATCTTTCTCATTAACCGGACAAAAAGCACAAAAACAGGTGGTGAAGCAACACACCACAATTGAACTAGTTAAATATTCTTATTAATTGAGATGTTATAATTGGAAATTGATTAATTTAACGcctatttgaaaattaaaaaaaattaattgatgaATTGCTGATTAAAGGTTTTTGGATGATATTCTAAAATTgttcaaattctctatattctAATAAAAGAAAGGCCAAATTGCTCAATGCGGTGTGGTGTGGCTTGGCTTGCAGAGCGATAATTTGTTAATTTCAATTTATTCTATTTAATGTTAGTGCATCATCAATGGGAGTGGCACGGATGAGTCGATGGAGTGACGCGTTGCATGGGGTGCAAGGCGgatacaaaaaataataattactagtatatttatatattttgagatcaaattttcaaaataataatttttataatttcattaTAATGATAAGAGCTTTTGCATAGTGATGATCCACATGACATACTAAAATTTCAACAATCAtactatataaattaaaaatcattGACTAATGattatcttaatttatttttcatgcaAATAAACACAAATTATTTTGTGACTGAAATTTGAAATGTGTGGCAAACGAAAAGTATGGTTATGACTAAAAATTTGGGATTGAGCTATTCATGGTCTCAGAGGAAGTTTACTTTATGTGATAGGATGATAAAATTATAATCGCTTATAATCCAATATTTACTTTAATTAACTAATTTAAAGATTATTTAACAATATTATCTTTCAAATATTCAACTCtacatttttttatcatatcaCTAAAAATAAACACCCAAATTATACACCTCCTTAATAATGCCAATGTTAGTGAGGGGTGATTCAGCTAGTAGCTGATTCAATAGTGTCATGTCtacttttattttgaaaaatatagtactatattttatatatgGAGATTTTTAAGTAAAATCGGGAAACAAAATCGTAGTGATGTCAAGATCCATATTAAAAACTAGT from Salvia splendens isolate huo1 chromosome 4, SspV2, whole genome shotgun sequence encodes the following:
- the LOC121799827 gene encoding ABC transporter C family member 8-like, encoding MGQRQLFCLGRVLLKRNKILVLDEATASIDSNTDVILQRIIREEFSKCTVITVAHRVPTVIDSDMVLVLSYGKLVEYDEPSRLMEIDSSFSKLVAEYWSSCKKK
- the LOC121798121 gene encoding putative late blight resistance protein homolog R1B-16 isoform X1 — its product is MAAYAALVSLLRLIDDIQHHHSPPISLHKHQIQSLTENALSLQKFLKDYKSPVSDSGEADPLEMRIADAAYAAEEAIESHIVDKIRLSRSQGPKDLGNVSSYDDDNEQIKLIQAVQIVIEEMDRIKIVATETNTGKKVVVPRDQPPRGAVPSSSGKKSSGMMVFSDHVMRGIMDKLMSNESGRQVIPITGMGGIGKTALAQTVYSQKAIEEHFKICAWATISEQYNTREILCELVHQATKKDKEQLSERSEAELGLELHKSLFGRRFLIVMDDMWNIESWNEIEHCFPNNGNSSRIMVTTRLSQLSSQLNNHYSHQMEFLDESISWVLFSKTVFGEEQFPLELEKVGKEIAYNCRGLPLSIVVVGGILKHMERTQDCWESIRNNLASVVNLDNDKHCFRLLKMSYDHLPVYLKPCFLYLGVFEEDDAIIVSTLVKLWVSEGILKPADGKSLETTGKGFLKDLVDRNLVLVDELGSTGNIKRVKVHDLLRDLCLDQGKKEGFFHVIGESSPRGIDTQRRVVIRRNTSKEKVIDDLQYMSHARSIICEHGEVPPCRNIGLLRTLQAYKFRSMKDKRHKNPLVSGYVNLRHAAVEVASTSSIFSSFNRLWNLQTLIVNCEHSSTAPTQIWKMAQLRHIKIYGHLLLPDPPSDAVVMENLVELRGVLNFKCNEEVVKRIPNIRKLKLTYSGSGGAGHDDYYCLSNIKCLSKLESIRVFTLSDFRGNGSLYKLSFPKTLKSLNLMMPRDFEWEMMLETIGSLPLLEKIELTLGCFGTGKWEIFEGQFPCLKHLEFSLCDSLKHWTTEASSILPSLEKLRLVNLRGLENIPMEIGHILTLQNIHLIYCCGSVVKCAKEIVEEQMDYQGDDLPFHVHVKLSALLKYPAQMAGPNFEVEQ